The Labilibaculum sp. sequence AATTAATGGCCTGGCCTGAATTTTATTCAATTCACTATCGGTAATGAACTTATACTTAGCCATTTGACTCAGGACAATATTTCTTCTTTGTTTGGATCTTTCAGTATGAAGTCTTGGATTGTAGGATGTTGGCGCTTTTAGCATGCCGATAAGTACGGCACATTCATGAATTTCAAGTTTTGATGCCGGTTTACTAAAGAACTGTCGGGATGCACTTTCAATACCAAAAACATTTTCGCCAAATGAAACTGTATTTAAATACAACTGAAGTATTTCCTTTTTGGAGTAAATTTTTTCCAGACGAGATGCTGTTATGGTCTCCTTAATTTTGTTTACCGGCATGCTTAGTGGGCCAAAATTTCCTCTGGGATAAAGATTTTTTGATAGTTGCTGACTCAAAGTACTTCCTCCTCCTGAACTTTTATCCCCCAGAACTAAGGATTTTACCAATACGCGCATCAAACTTCTCTGATCAATGCCTTGATGTTGGTAAAAACGGGCATCTTCAGTAGCGATTAAAGCGTTGATTGCATCTGGAGAAATGTCTTTAAAATTTACATTGGTTCGGTTTTCAGCATAAACTCTTCCCAAAATAACACCATCTTCAGAATAAATTTCAGATGCATTTGCATTTTTAATGTTTTTAAGAGTATAGTAATCCGGCAATTTACCCCAAAGGCCTATGTATACACTACCGAGTAAAATACCAATAGTTGTCAGGAATAATAGTAGCCCGAATCCTAAAAAACGGATTAAGTAATTAGAAAATGAACGTTTTTCAGTGTTCTTTTTGTTACTGTTATTTTTCTTTTTTGAAGTCGTTTTCCCCTTAAAAGGTTTTTTTGCTGTTGCCATTCTAAATTTAATAACGTCGTATTTATTACAATAACGCATAAATTCCTAAAAGATTATAACCTGAATAAATCCATTCCGGAAATTTCGCGTTCAAATGTAAACAATAATACTTATTTTTTTAGTATCTTAATGAAACAGTCTGAATTATTCATCGTATGACATATATTGATGAAATAACTTTTAACTGTTGTTAATTGATGTAAATGTGTGATTTATTTGATGCGGTTGGTACGTCTTATTTCTTAAATTTATATAGGTGGAGATAGAAAAAGTAATCATAAGTTCGAAGGGTGAGTTTTCTAAAATAGAAGAAATTCGGCTTGCCGCGGATTTGCTGTTTATTTTTGGCGATGGAGATTTAATGTGCGAAAAAGAATTTAAGTTAGCAATTAGGAATTCTTTTCCCGACGCAAAGATTTTTGGATGTTCAAGTTCTGGTGAAATTTCAGGTTTGGAGGTATTCGAAAACAGTATTTCAGTTGCAGCAGTTAAATTTTCTTCCACAACGATAAGAATAGAATCTGTTGATCTTGCAAAGTATAAGAACAATATTGAATGTGGTGAGAAATTGTGTGAGAAATTTCCTCAGAAGGATTTGAAACATTTAATAGTTTTATCCGATGGGATTAATGTTAATGGATGTAATCTTATTGAAGGGATTCAAAATAAATTGTCGAAGAAAGTTGCAGTTACAGGAGGATTGGCCGGAGATGGGATAAGATTTTCAAAAACCCTTGTGTTTGACGAAAAAGGAGAGGTAAAATCAAATTGTGTTTGTGCTTTGGGATTCTATGGAGATTCTATTTCCGTAGGATACGGAACAAATGGTGGATGGGAGAATTTTGGCATTGAACGGCTTGTCACAAAATCAAAGAACAATATTTTATACGAATTGGATCATCAACCAGCTCTATTATTATACAAACAATTCTTGGGGGAAAGAGCAAAGGACTTGCCAGTGTCAGGCATGTCGTTTCCATTAAGCTGTAGGGTGGGAGATTCTCAAAATGCTGTGGTTCGCACCGTGCATGGAATCAATGAAAAGGATCAAAGCCTCATTTTTGGTGGTAATATTCCTGATGGAGTATATGTAAAATTGATGAAAGCAAATGTAGATCGATTAATTGCAGGAGCTGAATTATCAGCAAAAGCAAGCACTGATATGATTCCCAAAGGAGAGTCAGAATTCGCTATTTTGATTAGTTGTGTTGGCCGCAAATTAGTGCTTAAGCAATTGGTTGAAGAAGAAGTTGAAGTTGTTGCTGATGTGATAGGTAAACAGGCTATTCTTACCGGATTTTATTCTTACGGTGAAATATCTCCGTTTAAAGAAGATAGTCCTAGTTTTCTACACAATCAAACCATGACTATAACCACCTTTTCTGAAAAATAAAGCATATGCATCGATTATTGAAAAGGCAAGTCCGTAAGTATTTATCTACAGAAGATGAAAGTAAATTTAAAGATTTTCTGAATGCTGTGGAAGAAGCGTATGAGGATTACGATAAAGATATAAAACAGACGGAGAATATTTTAGAAACTTGTTCTCTGGAACTTTTTACGCTTAATAAGGAACTGCGAAAAGCGGTTGATAATAAGACACAAGAGGTTGAAGCTACATCCTCTAGAATGGAATCAATTGTAAATAATATCTCAGAGGTTATTTTTCAAACTAATTTTAACGGAGAATGGCTGTATTTAAATTCAGCATGGACAAAAATTACAGGGTTTAGTATTGAAAAAAGTATTGGCTCCAATGCATTTGAATTTGCTCATCCTGATGATATAGAGAGTTGTATGTTGAAATTGAGAACTTTAATTGAGCATAAAACCAGTTTTTGTTTTATTAAAGTTCGGATAGTAACTAATAGTGGTAGTTACAAATGGTTCGAAGCTGCAATTAGAGTCACAAGAGGTACTGATGGAAAGAGAAATGGTTTTACAGGCACTTTAAAAGATATTACCGATAGAAAAAGACTAGAGGATGAGAAGAAGAAAACAGAAGAAAAATTCAAATTGATATTTGAAAAATCATCTGTTGCCTACCTTCTAATTAAAGAATCCCGATTTATTGAATGTAATCAGGCATGTCTTGATTTATTTGGTGTAAGCTCGAAGGAGAATTTTATTGGCAAATATGTAAAAGATTTTTCACCTGAATATCAACCTGATGGATTGTTGTCTTTGGATAAAGCTAAATTGTTTATTAAAGAAGGTAAGGTTAATGGAAATGCTAAGTTTGATTGGATTCACTGCAAAGAAAATGGAATGGAATTTCCTGTTGAAGTTGCATTAAACAAAGTGCCTTTGATGGATGGAAATGTGTTGTTTGTTGTACTAAACGATTTATCGGAAAGAAAACGAGTGGAACAAGAGTTGATCATTGCCAAAGAGAAGGCAGAGGAGGCAACTTATGCAAAAGCGCAGTTTTTGTCTACTATGTCGCACGAAATACGTACTCCCATGAATGCTGTTATAGGAGTTACTCATTTATTGTCGGAGGATAATCCAAGAGAGGATCAAATTCAGAATATCAATATTCTGAAACTATCTGCAGATAATTTAATGACTTTAATTAATGATATTTTAGACTTTAGTAAGATTGAGGCTGGTCGTGTTGATATTGAATCGGTAGATTTCAATTTCAGGAATCTGATTCAGAACATAGCTTCAGGCTTTGATATGAAATCAAAAGAGAAAGGTTTGGATTTTATTGTAGATGTAGATCCTAAAATTCCGGCTTACTTGATTGGTGATCCGACCCGTATCTCACAAGTTCTTAATAACTTGTGTGGTAATGCAGTTAAATTTACCGATAAGGGAAATGTTCAGGTGGTAGTTTCTTATCAGGAAAAATATGATGATAAAGTAAAATTGAAATTTGAAATTAAAGATACAGGTATTGGAATTCCGGAGGATAAACAAGATCAAATATTTCAGTCTTTTTCTCAGGCAGACTCAAATACCACTAGATTATATGGAGGAACCGGTCTTGGCTTAACAATTTCAAAAAAGTTAATTGAGATTATGGGTGGCCAGATTAATGTTAAGAGCGATCTTGAATTTGGAACTACTTTTTCTTTTGATTTGTGTTTGACAATTAGTCATAAGTCAAAATCCAAATTGGATTTTATTACCGAAGGTTATCAAAATAGCGATAAAATGAAAGGTTTGCATATTTTGCTGGCTGAAGACAATCAGATGAATATATTGATTTTGAGGCAATTCCTTAAAAAATGGGAGATTACCTATGAAATTGCAATGAATGGACAGATAGCTTTTGAAAAGGTGCAGACGGGCAATTTTGATATGGTGTTGATGGATTTACAGATGCCAATAATGGATGGTTATAAAGCCACACAAAGTATTCGGAGTCTGCCCGACGAGAAATACAAAACAATGCCCATTTTAGCAATAACTGCTTCTGCATTTAGCGAAATTCGTAAAAAAGTATTGAATGCAGGAATGAATGATTTTGTAACCAAGCCAATAAATCCGGAAGACTTGTATCAGAAGATTGAAAAATACATTATCTAATTATAGCGGCACATTATTTATTACTATCCACTGATTCATTTTTAATAGGGGACAGAAATCGTTAGTGGGCTCTGTTTTAAAAAAAGGGTATTGAACCTGCGATAGATACAAACCTTGAGGATGTGCTATGTTTAAAAATTGTTGAGGTGTTTTGTTTTTAATCATTTCTTCGAATTCGTCAATACTCTTTTGCCCTGTTCCGACCTCGATTAATTCGTGAACAAGAATTCGGATCATCCCTCTTAAAAATCGATTAGCCGATATTTCCAAACGGAAGTTTGTTTTCGAAGCATCGGTAAAAAATTTTACTGAGAATATATTGCAACGTGTGTGGTTGTGGCTATCCGGTGATTTACACAAAGCTCTAAAATCATTGTATTTTGTAATTATAGAGGACGCTTTAGCCATTTTATCCACATCAGGAGTTATATTGTAAAGTGTACTTATTTCATTTAGAAAAGGGTTTTTTTTGGTGTGGATAAAGTAATTGTACGTTCTTTTGCTTGCGCTTGCCTGTGCATGATTGTTGTTGTCCACTTCAAAAACATCGTAAACCGAAATATCCGATGGAAGGATTTTATTTAAAACAAAAAGATGATGATCGTTCCAGATTTTGTCCGTATTGATATGGAAAAAATACTGTGAGGAGTGCACGCCAGCATCTGTTCTGCCACATCCAATACAAACGATCTTCTCCTTCAGTAAATTGGATAATTTGTCCTCAATTACCTCTTGAACACTCATCACATTTTTCTGTCGTTGCCAACCTCTGTATTCGGTTCCCTTGTATCCGATGTGAAAAAAGTACCTCACTCTTATTTGTTTTAGCTTTTGAAATTTTCAATTCAGCAAAGGTATTAATTCATAGGATCTATTTTTAAAATGATCAGAAATTCTCTAAACTCCTTTTAAATTATCAGCTTATTGCCAATAAATATTAGCAATAAGTTATCTTAGAGCTCATTTTTGGAAAAATACGAACACGATTTAATGTTTTTTTGAGCACAAACTAAAACAACAAACAATGAAGAAATTATTGATTGCCATTTTGGTGATTTTTGCAATTGGTACTCAGCAATCCTATGCTCAGTCGGTATTCGATCAGGTGAACGATCCTTATTTTGGAGAAAGCTGTACAAGTATTATGGTTGGGAAAAAGGCTACAACAGATGGATCTGTAATTACCAGTCATACTTGTGATGGTAAATACCGAACTTGGTTACAGGTTGAAAAAGGACAAAAATTTGAGAAGGATACCATCCTTGAAATTTATAAAGGCAGTTTGAAGACAGAAACAGCCTGGGACAGACGAAAAATGTATGTGGCTGGCACAATACCTCAGGCAAAGGAAACTTATGCCTATTTAAATACAGCTTATCCCTGTTTGAATGAGAAGCAATTGGCTATTGGCGAAACAACCATTGTTGGTCCGAAAGAGTTGGTGAATGATAAAGGGATGTTTCTGATTGAAGAGTTGGAGCGTATTGCACTTCAGCGTTGCACAACGGCCCGTGAAGCTATTGCATTGATTGGAAAATTGATTAAAGATTATGGTTATGGTGATTGGGGTGAATGCATTACGATTGCTGATAAAAAAGAAGTTTGGCAATTGGAAATTTTTGGTGAAGGCCCGGATAAAGTTGGTGGTGTTTGGGCTGCGCAGCGCATTCCGGATGATCATATAGGTGTATCGGCAAATATATCAAGAATAGGTGTGATTGATAAAAAGAGTAAAGATTACTTTATGTATTCGGAAAATGTTTTTTCTGCAGCAAAAGAATTAGGCCGGTGGGATGGAGAAGAGGAATTTAAATTCTGGAAGGCTTATGGTAAGGTTGAAAAGCCATTTAAAATCAGGGAGTTTTTTATTATGAATGCTTTGGCTCCATCGTTAAAATTAGATTTTGAGGCTGAAGAATTACCATTTTCGGTAAAACCGGATCAAAAAGTTTCAGTACGGGATATTATTGCTTTGTATCGGGAAACCTACGAAGGGACTAAGTATGATATGACTCAGAATTTGAATGTGATAAAGAAAAAATACAACGAGGAAAAAGAGGAAATAGGTGCAGATACCATTACTGCACTAAACGCACATCCTTGGCCAAATGGTGACAATCGAAAGCTTTACAATTACCTGGAAGATGGATCGGTTGAGTATCAGCGGACAGTTGCCGTATCGTGGTGTTCTTACTCACACATCATTCAATTAAGAGATTGGTTACCTGATGAAATTGGTGGAAGAGCGTGGTTTTCTTTCGACAATCCAGCTCAAAGCCCTCGTATTCCTATTTACTCAGGAACAAGCGAATTGCCTGAAAGCTTTCAGTATTGTGGTCAGCATCGTTACCGCAACGATGCTGCTATTTGGCAATATCGCAAGGCGAACAAATTGGCTACTTTGCAATGGCAAACTACCCGGGAAGGAATGATGAAAGAGGTTGCTTATTTTGAGGAGAAAGGTTTTGAGGAGTCGGCTGCGCTTGAAGGACAAATTCAGAAGCTGTTGAAAGATGGTAAAACAAAAGAGGCAAAAGTATTGTTGAACAAATATACACGCGATTTTACAGGCGCTACCATGTTACGATGGAAAGAGCTGGAAAATGAATATTGGGGAAGGTTCGGTTTGGGATTTTAATAAAATCAGATTTATTCAAAAGCATAAAAAAGCCGGTTGAGCATCTGTCTCAACCGGCTTTTTTTATAGTGAAAAAAATCAAAATTGGAATCCAAATCCATAATCCCAATACAAGGAACCTGATTCTATACTTAGTATATAGAAAAAGCATAATCTGCTATTTGATGGAATTGACAGGCATGTGAAATGAATGTGCATAATGGGAAGATTCTTGAATGGATATTAAAACTGTAACAGGCTTATGAGTTTGGGAATGAAAATCAGTAATCCTATAATTACTGAAGAGAGTGAGCTCAATAAAACGGCACCAGCAGATAGATCTTTTATTTTTTTTTATGTGATAGTTGTTTTCTAGAGTAAGAAAATCTGCCATATTTTCAATGGCAGAATT is a genomic window containing:
- a CDS encoding FIST N-terminal domain-containing protein, with the protein product MEIEKVIISSKGEFSKIEEIRLAADLLFIFGDGDLMCEKEFKLAIRNSFPDAKIFGCSSSGEISGLEVFENSISVAAVKFSSTTIRIESVDLAKYKNNIECGEKLCEKFPQKDLKHLIVLSDGINVNGCNLIEGIQNKLSKKVAVTGGLAGDGIRFSKTLVFDEKGEVKSNCVCALGFYGDSISVGYGTNGGWENFGIERLVTKSKNNILYELDHQPALLLYKQFLGERAKDLPVSGMSFPLSCRVGDSQNAVVRTVHGINEKDQSLIFGGNIPDGVYVKLMKANVDRLIAGAELSAKASTDMIPKGESEFAILISCVGRKLVLKQLVEEEVEVVADVIGKQAILTGFYSYGEISPFKEDSPSFLHNQTMTITTFSEK
- a CDS encoding PAS domain S-box protein, with protein sequence MHRLLKRQVRKYLSTEDESKFKDFLNAVEEAYEDYDKDIKQTENILETCSLELFTLNKELRKAVDNKTQEVEATSSRMESIVNNISEVIFQTNFNGEWLYLNSAWTKITGFSIEKSIGSNAFEFAHPDDIESCMLKLRTLIEHKTSFCFIKVRIVTNSGSYKWFEAAIRVTRGTDGKRNGFTGTLKDITDRKRLEDEKKKTEEKFKLIFEKSSVAYLLIKESRFIECNQACLDLFGVSSKENFIGKYVKDFSPEYQPDGLLSLDKAKLFIKEGKVNGNAKFDWIHCKENGMEFPVEVALNKVPLMDGNVLFVVLNDLSERKRVEQELIIAKEKAEEATYAKAQFLSTMSHEIRTPMNAVIGVTHLLSEDNPREDQIQNINILKLSADNLMTLINDILDFSKIEAGRVDIESVDFNFRNLIQNIASGFDMKSKEKGLDFIVDVDPKIPAYLIGDPTRISQVLNNLCGNAVKFTDKGNVQVVVSYQEKYDDKVKLKFEIKDTGIGIPEDKQDQIFQSFSQADSNTTRLYGGTGLGLTISKKLIEIMGGQINVKSDLEFGTTFSFDLCLTISHKSKSKLDFITEGYQNSDKMKGLHILLAEDNQMNILILRQFLKKWEITYEIAMNGQIAFEKVQTGNFDMVLMDLQMPIMDGYKATQSIRSLPDEKYKTMPILAITASAFSEIRKKVLNAGMNDFVTKPINPEDLYQKIEKYII
- the truA gene encoding tRNA pseudouridine(38-40) synthase TruA — encoded protein: MRYFFHIGYKGTEYRGWQRQKNVMSVQEVIEDKLSNLLKEKIVCIGCGRTDAGVHSSQYFFHINTDKIWNDHHLFVLNKILPSDISVYDVFEVDNNNHAQASASKRTYNYFIHTKKNPFLNEISTLYNITPDVDKMAKASSIITKYNDFRALCKSPDSHNHTRCNIFSVKFFTDASKTNFRLEISANRFLRGMIRILVHELIEVGTGQKSIDEFEEMIKNKTPQQFLNIAHPQGLYLSQVQYPFFKTEPTNDFCPLLKMNQWIVINNVPL
- a CDS encoding C69 family dipeptidase produces the protein MKKLLIAILVIFAIGTQQSYAQSVFDQVNDPYFGESCTSIMVGKKATTDGSVITSHTCDGKYRTWLQVEKGQKFEKDTILEIYKGSLKTETAWDRRKMYVAGTIPQAKETYAYLNTAYPCLNEKQLAIGETTIVGPKELVNDKGMFLIEELERIALQRCTTAREAIALIGKLIKDYGYGDWGECITIADKKEVWQLEIFGEGPDKVGGVWAAQRIPDDHIGVSANISRIGVIDKKSKDYFMYSENVFSAAKELGRWDGEEEFKFWKAYGKVEKPFKIREFFIMNALAPSLKLDFEAEELPFSVKPDQKVSVRDIIALYRETYEGTKYDMTQNLNVIKKKYNEEKEEIGADTITALNAHPWPNGDNRKLYNYLEDGSVEYQRTVAVSWCSYSHIIQLRDWLPDEIGGRAWFSFDNPAQSPRIPIYSGTSELPESFQYCGQHRYRNDAAIWQYRKANKLATLQWQTTREGMMKEVAYFEEKGFEESAALEGQIQKLLKDGKTKEAKVLLNKYTRDFTGATMLRWKELENEYWGRFGLGF